Proteins co-encoded in one Flavobacterium sp. M31R6 genomic window:
- the tsf gene encoding translation elongation factor Ts, whose product MATITAADVNKLRQTTGAGMMDCKKALVEAEGDFDKAIQNLREKGQKVAANRSDRESSEGAAVSFINADKTKGAIITLNCETDFVGKNEAFVTLAKELVERAINFSSKEEFLASDFNGITVAEKLIEQTGVIGEKIEIGGFEILEGAFVGSYVHVNKIAALTAISAPIANGDVLTKDISMQVASMGADTLSYKDFDPAFVASELAARIAIIEKENEEAKRLGKTLKNVPKYISYSQLTEEVIKQAEEDAKAELKAEGKPEQIWDKIIPGKVQRFISDNTTLDQEKALLDQNFIKDDSKKVGDYVKGFNVEITGFKRVTLG is encoded by the coding sequence ATGGCAACAATTACTGCTGCAGACGTAAATAAATTAAGACAAACTACAGGTGCCGGAATGATGGACTGTAAAAAAGCTTTAGTTGAAGCTGAAGGAGATTTCGATAAAGCTATACAAAACCTTAGAGAAAAAGGACAAAAAGTTGCTGCTAACCGTTCTGACCGTGAGTCTTCTGAAGGAGCTGCTGTTTCTTTTATTAATGCTGACAAAACTAAAGGAGCTATCATCACTTTAAACTGCGAAACAGATTTCGTAGGTAAAAATGAGGCTTTCGTAACTTTGGCTAAAGAATTAGTAGAAAGAGCTATTAACTTCTCTTCTAAAGAAGAATTTTTAGCTTCAGATTTCAACGGAATTACTGTTGCTGAAAAATTAATCGAACAAACCGGTGTTATCGGTGAAAAAATCGAAATCGGTGGTTTTGAAATTTTAGAAGGTGCTTTCGTTGGATCTTACGTTCACGTTAACAAAATTGCTGCATTAACTGCAATTTCTGCACCAATTGCTAATGGTGACGTTTTAACTAAAGACATCTCTATGCAAGTTGCTTCTATGGGAGCTGATACATTATCTTACAAAGATTTTGATCCAGCCTTCGTTGCTTCTGAACTTGCTGCTCGTATTGCTATAATCGAAAAAGAAAATGAAGAAGCAAAACGTTTAGGAAAAACTTTAAAAAATGTTCCTAAATATATTTCTTACTCTCAATTAACTGAAGAAGTTATCAAACAAGCTGAAGAAGATGCTAAAGCTGAATTAAAAGCTGAAGGTAAACCAGAACAAATTTGGGATAAAATTATTCCAGGAAAAGTTCAACGTTTCATCTCTGACAACACTACTTTAGATCAAGAGAAAGCCTTATTAGATCAAAACTTCATCAAAGATGACAGTAAAAAAGTTGGTGATTACGTTAAAGGATTCAATGTTGAAATTACAGGTTTCAAAAGAGTTACTTTAGGATAA
- the rpsB gene encoding 30S ribosomal protein S2 has protein sequence MSNKVEVKELLEAGVHFGHMTRKWDPNMAPYIYMERNGIHIINLYKTAAKIEEANDALKKIAASGRKILFVATKKQAKDIVADKAKAANMPYITERWPGGMLTNFVTIRKAVKKMATIDKMKKDGTFMTLSKKERLQVDRLRAKLEKNLGSIADMSRLPAALFVVDIKAEHIAIKEAQKLNIPVFAMVDTNSDPREVDYVIPANDDASKSIDKILSLVTASIIDGLANRTSDKETDATEVVAEAEAPVAETPAVEAPVAPATEE, from the coding sequence ATGTCAAACAAAGTAGAAGTAAAAGAATTACTAGAAGCAGGTGTTCATTTTGGACACATGACTAGAAAATGGGATCCAAATATGGCTCCTTACATTTATATGGAGCGTAATGGTATACACATTATCAATCTATATAAAACTGCAGCAAAAATTGAAGAAGCAAATGACGCTTTGAAAAAAATCGCTGCATCAGGTAGAAAAATATTATTTGTTGCTACCAAGAAACAAGCAAAAGACATCGTTGCTGATAAAGCAAAAGCTGCAAACATGCCTTACATCACTGAAAGATGGCCTGGTGGAATGCTAACTAACTTCGTAACTATCCGTAAAGCTGTTAAAAAAATGGCTACTATTGATAAAATGAAGAAAGATGGTACCTTCATGACCCTTTCTAAAAAAGAGCGTTTACAAGTTGATCGTCTTCGTGCAAAACTAGAGAAAAACTTAGGATCAATCGCAGATATGTCTAGACTTCCTGCAGCATTGTTCGTAGTAGATATCAAAGCTGAACACATCGCAATAAAAGAAGCTCAAAAATTAAACATTCCAGTTTTTGCAATGGTTGATACAAACTCTGATCCACGTGAAGTAGATTATGTTATCCCTGCAAATGATGATGCTTCTAAATCAATTGATAAAATTTTATCTTTAGTAACTGCTTCAATTATCGACGGTCTTGCAAATAGAACTTCTGATAAAGAAACTGATGCTACTGAAGTTGTTGCTGAAGCAGAAGCTCCTGTAGCTGAAACTCCAGCAGTTGAAGCTCCTGTAGCTCCAGCAACTGAAGAATAA
- the rpsI gene encoding 30S ribosomal protein S9, translating into MGVIHKIGRRKTAVARVYVSEGTGVIVVNKKPFATYFPTATLQYKVLQPMSMTENASNFDVKVNVYGGGSTGQAEAVRMALARVMCEVNAENRAILKPEGLLTRDPRMVERKKFGQKKARKRFQFSKR; encoded by the coding sequence ATGGGAGTTATTCACAAAATCGGTAGAAGAAAGACCGCTGTTGCACGTGTTTATGTTTCTGAAGGAACAGGAGTTATCGTTGTAAACAAAAAACCATTCGCAACTTATTTCCCAACTGCTACTTTACAGTACAAAGTTTTGCAACCAATGTCTATGACAGAAAACGCATCTAACTTTGACGTAAAAGTAAACGTTTATGGAGGTGGTTCAACTGGACAAGCAGAAGCTGTAAGAATGGCATTGGCACGCGTTATGTGTGAAGTAAATGCTGAAAACAGAGCTATCTTGAAACCAGAAGGTTTATTAACTAGAGATCCAAGAATGGTTGAACGTAAGAAATTCGGTCAGAAGAAAGCTCGTAAGAGATTCCAATTCTCTAAACGTTAA
- the rplM gene encoding 50S ribosomal protein L13, which produces MNALSYKTISTTKANSTKEWIVVDADGHNLGRLASKVAMILRGKYKPSYTPHVDCGDNVIVINSEKINLTGNKMDEKTYIRHTGYPGGQRTLTAKVLQSKNPALLVEKAVKGMLPKNKLGAELFRNLNVVVGSEHKQGAQKPRTVNLNDLK; this is translated from the coding sequence GTGAACGCATTAAGCTACAAGACAATTTCAACAACAAAAGCCAATTCTACAAAAGAATGGATTGTTGTAGATGCTGACGGTCATAACTTAGGTCGTCTTGCTTCAAAAGTCGCTATGATTTTAAGAGGTAAGTACAAGCCAAGTTATACGCCACACGTGGACTGTGGAGATAACGTAATTGTTATCAACTCAGAAAAAATCAACCTAACAGGTAACAAAATGGATGAGAAAACATACATCCGTCACACTGGTTACCCTGGAGGACAAAGAACTTTAACTGCTAAAGTATTGCAATCAAAAAACCCTGCATTACTAGTAGAGAAAGCTGTAAAAGGAATGTTACCTAAAAACAAATTAGGAGCTGAACTTTTTAGAAATTTAAATGTTGTTGTAGGATCTGAGCACAAACAAGGGGCTCAAAAACCTAGAACTGTTAACCTAAACGATCTTAAGTAA
- a CDS encoding LacI family DNA-binding transcriptional regulator: MKAKATLKQIAKELNVSVSTVSKALNDSPEISEQTKIRIKEYAKLKNYKPNVIGLNLKNRKTKTIGVIIPNILNSFFAKVFSGIEKVADEKGYNVIMCISNESLEKEAHTLEMLSNGTIDGFVLSISEEAQKLHEYNHFKDIINDGTPIVMFDRTTDEVECDKVIVDDFDSGHNATQHLIDLGCKNIALISSVDNLSVGKLRAEGYLKALSDNNITINENIIIRTDSEMDLIDKITDLYSNNLVDGVFALDENDSVAALKVGAKKGYKIPKDLKIIGFADGILASRRLSPSLTTVSQHGIDIGEVAVKLLIDRLESKEEHKPYETVVIKTKLKERESTK; encoded by the coding sequence ATGAAAGCAAAAGCAACATTAAAACAAATTGCAAAAGAACTTAATGTTTCGGTATCGACTGTTTCTAAGGCACTTAATGATAGTCCGGAAATAAGCGAGCAAACAAAAATTAGAATTAAAGAATACGCCAAATTAAAAAATTATAAGCCCAATGTTATTGGTTTGAATCTTAAAAACAGAAAAACCAAAACGATTGGTGTTATTATACCTAATATATTAAACTCCTTTTTTGCCAAAGTTTTTAGTGGTATTGAGAAAGTGGCTGACGAGAAAGGATACAATGTTATTATGTGTATTTCCAATGAGTCGCTAGAAAAAGAAGCCCACACTCTTGAAATGTTGAGTAATGGTACTATAGATGGATTTGTTTTGTCAATTTCTGAAGAAGCGCAAAAGTTACATGAATACAATCATTTCAAGGATATTATAAATGATGGTACTCCGATTGTGATGTTCGATAGAACCACAGACGAAGTGGAATGTGATAAAGTTATTGTGGATGATTTTGATTCAGGTCATAATGCGACGCAGCATTTAATTGATTTGGGGTGTAAAAATATCGCGTTAATTTCATCGGTGGATAATTTGAGTGTCGGTAAATTGAGAGCTGAAGGATACTTAAAGGCATTGAGTGATAATAATATTACAATAAATGAGAATATTATTATCAGAACAGATTCAGAAATGGATCTTATTGATAAAATTACGGACTTGTATTCGAATAATCTTGTTGACGGTGTTTTTGCATTAGATGAAAACGATTCCGTTGCAGCTTTGAAAGTAGGTGCTAAGAAAGGATACAAAATACCAAAGGATCTTAAAATTATTGGTTTTGCGGATGGGATTCTTGCCTCAAGAAGATTATCCCCAAGTTTAACGACAGTTAGTCAACATGGAATTGACATTGGTGAGGTTGCCGTAAAATTGTTAATTGACAGATTGGAATCCAAGGAAGAACACAAGCCTTATGAAACCGTTGTTATCAAAACAAAATTAAAGGAAAGAGAATCTACTAAATAA
- the polA gene encoding DNA polymerase I: MSVQKRLYLLDAYALIFRGYFAFIKNPRINSKGMDTSAIMGFMNALMDVIKRDKPDHLAVAFDKGGSTYRYEMYKEYKAHRDETPEAIKIAVPYIQELLKAMHIPIIEVPGYEADDLIGTIAKQAEKENYQVFMVTPDKDFAQLVSENIFMYKPARMGNGIEIWGVPEVLARFEIERPEQVIDYLGMMGDAADNIPGLPGVGEVTAKKLLKEFGSMENLLANTDKLKGAMKEKIEANADKGILSKKLATILLDCPVQFNESDYELSKPDVERTDELFQELEFRQMKAQFDKFFGTGKDYDEIDTNGNGNGNGSDNDSEKIIKKAPAKKSNEDQFDLFGFSDEETGEVKSSSHYATLENTEHFYQSIQGDFAVKLLLQNLMNQTSVCFDTETTGIDALNAELVGMSFSYEKGKAFYIPFPESRDEAQALVDKFKPFFENENIEKIGQNVKYDLKILSHYGVQIKGKLFDTMIAHYLINPDMRHNMDVLSETYLKYSPKSIEDLIGKKGKGQKTMREVPLEDIKEYAAEDADVTYQLKQNFSPILDKAETKKLFEEIEIPLIPVLAAMELEGINLDVPFLKSMSVEMAAESNALEQKIYETAGEKFNLASPKQLGDVLFDKLKIGGAKQKKTKTGQYATGEEVLSYLANDNEIVRDILEWRQMVKLQSTYIDALPNQVDEKTGRVHTDYMQTVAATGRLSSNNPNLQNIPIRTERGRLIRKAFIARDENYTLVSADYSQIELRIIAALSGEENMIKAFKNHEDIHRSTAAKVFHVPLEEVTKEQRSNAKTVNFGIIYGVSAFGLSNQTSLSRKESAELIDAYYASYPKLKSYMSNQVDFARKNGYVQTISGRRRYLKDINSANAVVRGAAERNAVNAPIQGSAADIIKIAMINIHKKLISENWKSKMLLQVHDELVFDVHNSELEKIKPMIKYEMENAFTMAVPLDVEIGAGKDWLEAH; encoded by the coding sequence ATGTCTGTTCAAAAACGCCTTTACCTTCTTGATGCTTATGCATTAATATTTCGTGGTTATTTTGCCTTTATAAAAAACCCAAGAATCAATTCGAAAGGAATGGATACTTCGGCTATTATGGGATTTATGAATGCCTTGATGGATGTTATAAAACGAGACAAGCCAGACCATTTGGCAGTGGCTTTTGACAAAGGCGGAAGCACCTATCGATACGAAATGTATAAAGAATACAAAGCACATCGCGACGAAACTCCAGAAGCGATCAAGATTGCCGTTCCCTACATTCAAGAATTATTGAAGGCAATGCATATTCCGATTATTGAAGTACCCGGTTATGAAGCGGACGATTTAATAGGAACCATTGCTAAACAGGCAGAAAAAGAAAACTATCAAGTCTTTATGGTTACTCCTGATAAAGATTTTGCCCAATTGGTTTCCGAGAATATTTTTATGTACAAACCCGCACGTATGGGAAATGGTATAGAAATTTGGGGAGTTCCAGAAGTTTTAGCCCGATTTGAAATAGAACGTCCAGAGCAAGTTATTGATTATCTGGGAATGATGGGCGATGCTGCCGATAATATACCGGGACTTCCGGGTGTAGGCGAAGTAACTGCTAAGAAATTACTGAAGGAATTTGGATCAATGGAAAATCTTTTGGCTAATACCGACAAGCTGAAAGGCGCCATGAAAGAGAAAATTGAAGCCAATGCAGACAAAGGAATTTTGTCTAAAAAGTTAGCAACCATTTTACTTGATTGTCCTGTACAATTTAATGAAAGTGACTACGAATTATCGAAACCCGATGTTGAAAGAACAGACGAATTATTCCAGGAATTGGAATTTCGTCAAATGAAAGCACAGTTTGACAAGTTTTTTGGAACTGGAAAAGACTACGATGAAATCGATACCAATGGTAACGGAAATGGTAATGGCAGTGACAATGACAGCGAAAAAATAATTAAAAAAGCTCCTGCCAAAAAATCCAATGAAGACCAGTTTGATTTATTCGGTTTTTCAGATGAAGAAACTGGCGAGGTAAAATCGAGTTCGCATTATGCCACTTTAGAAAATACGGAACATTTTTACCAAAGTATACAAGGCGATTTTGCCGTGAAATTGCTGTTGCAAAACTTAATGAACCAAACTTCGGTTTGTTTTGACACCGAAACTACAGGAATTGATGCCTTGAATGCTGAACTGGTTGGAATGTCATTTTCATATGAAAAAGGGAAAGCATTTTATATTCCGTTTCCAGAGAGCCGAGACGAAGCACAAGCTTTAGTTGACAAATTCAAACCTTTTTTCGAAAATGAAAACATCGAAAAAATTGGTCAAAACGTCAAATACGATTTAAAGATTCTTTCTCATTATGGCGTTCAAATCAAAGGAAAATTATTCGACACGATGATTGCGCATTACTTGATTAATCCTGATATGCGTCATAATATGGATGTTTTATCGGAAACCTATTTGAAATATTCACCAAAATCCATTGAAGATTTAATTGGCAAAAAAGGAAAAGGTCAAAAAACGATGCGTGAGGTTCCATTGGAAGACATTAAAGAATATGCCGCCGAAGATGCCGATGTTACTTATCAATTGAAGCAAAATTTCAGTCCGATTCTAGATAAAGCCGAAACAAAAAAGCTTTTTGAAGAAATCGAAATTCCGTTAATACCTGTTTTGGCAGCAATGGAATTGGAAGGAATTAATCTGGATGTTCCTTTCTTAAAATCAATGTCGGTTGAAATGGCTGCCGAAAGTAATGCATTGGAACAAAAAATCTATGAAACCGCTGGCGAGAAATTCAATTTGGCTTCCCCAAAACAACTTGGTGATGTTTTATTTGACAAATTAAAAATTGGCGGAGCCAAACAAAAGAAAACCAAAACCGGTCAATATGCCACTGGCGAAGAGGTTTTATCGTATCTGGCCAATGACAATGAAATTGTCCGCGATATTCTTGAATGGAGACAAATGGTGAAATTGCAAAGCACTTATATTGATGCTTTACCTAACCAAGTTGATGAAAAAACAGGACGTGTTCACACCGATTATATGCAAACTGTTGCGGCAACGGGGCGTTTGAGTTCAAACAATCCGAACTTACAAAACATTCCGATCCGTACCGAAAGAGGACGATTGATTAGAAAAGCATTTATCGCCCGTGATGAAAATTACACTTTGGTTTCTGCGGATTATTCTCAGATAGAACTGCGAATTATAGCGGCTTTATCTGGCGAAGAAAACATGATTAAAGCCTTCAAAAACCACGAAGATATTCACAGAAGTACCGCTGCAAAAGTTTTCCATGTCCCATTAGAAGAAGTTACAAAAGAACAACGTAGCAATGCCAAAACGGTGAATTTTGGAATAATCTATGGAGTTTCGGCTTTTGGATTAAGCAATCAAACCTCACTTTCGCGAAAAGAAAGTGCCGAACTGATTGATGCCTATTATGCGTCTTATCCAAAACTAAAATCATACATGTCCAATCAAGTGGATTTTGCCAGAAAAAACGGATATGTACAAACCATATCTGGTCGTCGTCGCTATTTAAAAGACATCAATTCAGCGAATGCCGTAGTTCGTGGCGCAGCAGAAAGAAATGCTGTGAATGCTCCTATTCAGGGAAGTGCCGCAGATATTATCAAAATTGCGATGATCAATATTCACAAAAAACTAATATCTGAAAACTGGAAAAGCAAAATGTTACTCCAAGTTCATGATGAGCTTGTGTTTGATGTTCACAATTCTGAACTGGAAAAAATCAAACCAATGATTAAATATGAGATGGAAAATGCATTTACAATGGCAGTTCCTTTGGATGTAGAGATAGGAGCCGGAAAAGATTGGCTGGAAGCGCATTAA
- a CDS encoding response regulator transcription factor, with product MKILIVEDNPELALEVKEYLSSNGYICKISKNCEEALEEINSNDYDIMLLDLGLPDGSGFDVLKSIRKTDSKVAVIIITAQGELEDRINGLQLGADDYLTKPFALTELGARLFAIIRRMHGYTVNQLDVHGFSLKLQDYKVSYDEIPINLTKKEFDIFQYLVLNKNRVITRLQLTEHIWGDILEVNSDSNFIDVHVRNLRKKLDKHSQIEWFETVRNVGYRINV from the coding sequence ATGAAAATTCTTATTGTTGAAGATAATCCCGAATTGGCTTTGGAAGTGAAAGAATATCTTTCCAGCAATGGCTATATCTGCAAAATTTCCAAGAATTGTGAAGAGGCATTGGAGGAAATCAACAGTAATGATTATGACATTATGCTTTTGGATTTAGGCTTGCCCGACGGAAGTGGTTTTGATGTTTTAAAAAGCATTCGTAAAACAGATTCCAAAGTTGCGGTGATTATCATTACTGCCCAAGGAGAATTGGAAGACAGAATAAATGGACTGCAACTTGGCGCAGATGATTATTTGACAAAACCTTTTGCTTTAACAGAGTTGGGAGCTCGTTTATTTGCCATTATTCGAAGAATGCACGGATATACTGTTAATCAGTTGGATGTTCATGGGTTTAGTTTGAAGTTGCAAGATTACAAAGTAAGTTATGATGAGATTCCAATTAATTTGACCAAAAAGGAATTTGATATTTTTCAATATTTAGTTTTAAACAAAAATCGTGTAATAACACGTTTGCAATTGACCGAGCATATTTGGGGAGATATTCTTGAAGTAAATTCCGATTCCAATTTTATAGATGTCCATGTTCGAAATCTTAGAAAAAAATTAGATAAACATTCCCAAATCGAATGGTTTGAAACTGTTAGAAATGTGGGTTATAGGATAAATGTGTAG
- a CDS encoding cell wall metabolism sensor histidine kinase WalK yields the protein MKIKHQLAIFNALSRLLLILVLWLMLPVLVEKVVYNHINKSLLEKKQKFIEHLDKEEINDFIVRNDTSETYASFSTLHSEFLSLSRVPSKVKIDQTLFITEQRIIEDERNDYRILQYYFKYENTNYLLEIGNSLSEIDDLTFVIRFFFIIVLIIIVVITFLADTFYIEYLLKPFYKIIDTKIRHVNEPESFDHTPIKTHSRDFQELDTVLNQMMDRITELFKKEKQFIANVSHELLTPIALLKNKFENLLQNESLDDNAVDKIVGSLSTLDLLKKIIANLLLISKIENNQYEANETIDFDAIITDLLADLQDRIEDKELSFNKNLEHHFSFRGNKTLMHILFYNLIVNAIKYNNPLGTIEIKDGFLHGNYFLSVSDSGIGMNKKQQQNVFKRFTRVSSDQEGQGLGLAIVESIAQFHHITLEITSEINIGTTFILLFPNESKPN from the coding sequence ATGAAAATCAAGCATCAATTGGCTATTTTTAATGCATTGTCGCGTTTGTTGCTGATTTTGGTTTTATGGCTAATGCTTCCTGTTTTGGTCGAAAAAGTGGTTTACAATCACATAAACAAGAGTTTACTGGAGAAAAAACAAAAGTTCATTGAGCATTTAGACAAGGAAGAAATAAATGATTTCATTGTTCGGAATGACACTTCCGAGACTTATGCCAGTTTTTCAACTTTACATAGTGAGTTCCTTTCGCTTTCCAGAGTACCTTCTAAAGTCAAAATTGATCAAACACTTTTTATTACAGAGCAAAGAATAATTGAAGATGAGCGAAATGATTATAGAATTCTTCAGTATTATTTTAAGTATGAAAACACAAACTACCTTTTGGAAATTGGAAATAGTTTAAGCGAAATCGACGATCTTACCTTTGTAATTCGATTTTTCTTCATAATTGTTTTAATTATAATTGTGGTCATTACTTTTTTGGCAGATACTTTTTATATCGAATATTTATTAAAGCCTTTTTATAAAATTATTGATACTAAAATCCGTCATGTAAATGAACCCGAATCTTTTGATCACACTCCAATAAAAACACATTCTAGGGATTTTCAGGAATTGGATACTGTTCTAAATCAAATGATGGACAGAATTACTGAATTGTTTAAGAAGGAAAAGCAATTTATAGCCAATGTTTCCCATGAACTTTTGACTCCAATTGCATTATTGAAAAACAAATTTGAGAATTTACTTCAAAATGAATCTTTGGATGATAATGCAGTGGATAAAATTGTAGGTTCTCTAAGTACATTAGATCTGCTGAAAAAGATAATTGCCAATTTATTGTTGATTTCAAAAATCGAAAACAATCAATATGAAGCAAATGAGACGATTGATTTTGATGCTATAATTACCGATTTACTAGCAGACTTGCAAGATAGGATTGAAGATAAGGAATTGTCTTTTAATAAAAATTTGGAACATCATTTTAGTTTTAGGGGAAATAAAACCCTGATGCATATTCTCTTTTATAATTTGATAGTCAATGCGATTAAATACAATAACCCTTTAGGTACAATTGAAATTAAGGACGGTTTTTTGCATGGAAATTATTTCTTGTCAGTTTCGGATTCGGGTATCGGAATGAATAAAAAACAACAGCAGAATGTTTTCAAACGATTCACCAGAGTAAGTTCTGATCAGGAAGGGCAGGGGCTGGGGCTTGCAATTGTTGAAAGTATTGCTCAATTTCATCATATTACTCTTGAGATAACTTCAGAAATAAATATTGGTACCACTTTTATTTTGTTGTTTCCAAATGAGTCAAAACCCAATTAA